The proteins below are encoded in one region of Ostrea edulis chromosome 3, xbOstEdul1.1, whole genome shotgun sequence:
- the LOC125676728 gene encoding LOW QUALITY PROTEIN: PR domain zinc finger protein 4-like (The sequence of the model RefSeq protein was modified relative to this genomic sequence to represent the inferred CDS: inserted 1 base in 1 codon): MTTTESSDSMTDTLPAINIXQLTSSAMGAFGHNVVGLYGANDQASAGQGIKLTSSSQSFPIMVSIATGDKQNSFVGTLPPWKSLIGQNGLQSIRQLLSPVTPLLNTTSSIVNNPAQPHDSAIEETNVKSIPESLSVDKSVLSGVFPPDSSTTSCHQTSALLSQLATLAQGNAQASHLEVTGMDSTEQLDSIDSTFLQSSNVSTDAQIATLQSLINLILANPSLQNSSACQALLNMMNPSSSESITNPDIHPVSQSVDISQLLNGDCAVNTAQSSSVSPTNSILSAVPSATQSVGSTLALASIVPNNAVCISSASSQSTLVPSSVVTETSQTQPIDASQVTYIRQLINSQVPYAETANLGQTTNQMISVKQDPSLSSVQNTAQPLLISDHLEQFYTVTTSSDTMTVENLLQPASNTQVAVATMNYQDYAAIQNSLTHYLQSSADTDDITLPSNLTMENINAAIQLEDPKLKKLSGHSVGVHDSAGVDLSVDYCVTCDSSKCTCLSPLEYTHITDKVIPSRARLSMPSCLEIRLSKSSLSSQIPEGVYALKCLGTQSKFGPLIGKEMKTLETEGLFPEWKIIEDNGCHYISTTDEEMCNWLMFIRPAQNIVEQNLVVHQVGKSLYFYAKREIKEGEELLFWFSKEYAALCGLSLIPKPGSVNECPVCAKMFRKRQVLRQHLADIHKDKICNQTEDSDPFGLTVKSKKLKSDPLELIRCPFPFCKKVLASNSNLKKHLAVHKGERNFQCDLCHKSFRQKAHLESHKGIHKVEKIKCTFCERTFNRETDRKLHEKIHTKTGLFQCESCKKTFTKKQNYKRHTLIHTGQKNFHCDSCDKDYYTKYHLQRHKAKCRGSEKYPSMYLGMEGMYHEEGILGVTDKNGL, translated from the exons TGACAAGTTCATCCCAAAGCTTTCCAATAATGGTATCCATAGCAACAGGAGATAAAcaaaaca GTTTTGTAGGAACATTACCTCCTTGGAAGTCGCTGATTGGACAGAATGGGCTCCAGTCCATTCGCCAGCTCCTTTCTCCGGTCACTCCTCTTCTTAACACCACGTCATCCATTGTAAATAACCCTGCTCAACCCCACGATTCAGCAATAGAGGAAACCAATGTCAAATCTATTCCAGAATCGCTGTCCGTGGATAAATCCGTCCTGTCGGGGGTCTTTCCACCAGACTCATCCACAACAAGCTGCCATCAGACAAGTGCCCTTTTGTCTCAGTTGGCTACCCTAGCTCAAGGAAATGCCCAGGCTAGTCATCTAGAGGTGACAGGCATGGACAGCACAGAGCAACTAGACAGTATCGACAGTACCTTTTTACAGAGTTCTAACGTTAGTACTGATGCCCAGATAGCCACTCTGCAGAGTTTGATCAATTTGATTCTTGCTAATCCATCCTTACAAAACAGTTCAGCATGTCAAGCCCTTCTGAACATGATGAATCCATCTTCTAGTGAATCTATAACAAATCCAGACATTCATCCCGTGTCCCAGAGTGTTGATATTTCTCAGTTATTAAATGGTGACTGCGCAGTCAACACAGCCCAATCTAGTAGTGTATCTCCAACAAACAGTATTCTGTCAGCAGTTCCGTCAGCGACGCAATCAGTGGGATCCACATTAGCTCTGGCCTCAATAGTTCCAAATAATGCAGTGTGCATCTCATCAGCATCCAGCCAATCCACTTTAGTGCCATCATCTGTTGTCACAGAGACATCACAAACTCAGCCAATTGATGCCTCTCAGGTGACCTACATTAGACAACTAATCAACAGCCAGGTGCCATATGCTGAGACTGCAAACTTGGGCCAGACAACCAATCAGATGATCTCGGTTAAACAGGACCCTTCCCTTAGCTCAGTTCAAAACACAGCCCAACCTCTGTTGATCAGCGATCATTTAGAACAATTCTACACAGTAACCACATCCTCTGATACGATGACGGTGGAAAATCTACTGCAGCCAGCATCCAATACTCAAGTAGCAG TGGCCACCATGAATTACCAGGACTACGCTGCGATACAGAACAGTCTCACTCACTACCTCCAGTCCTCGGCCGACACGGACGACATCACGCTTCCGTCCAATCTCACCATGGAAAACATCAATGCAGCTATACAGCTTGAAG atCCAAAATTGAAGAAATTATCCGGTCACTCAGTGGGCGTGCACGATTCAGCTGGTGTGGATCTGTCAGTAGACT ATTGTGTGACATGTGACAGTTCGAAGTGCACCTGTCTGAGTCCTTTGGAGTACACTCACATTACGGATAAAGTAATTCCATCTAGAGCCCGCCTGTCCATGCCCAGCTGTCTAGAAATTCGACTATCCAAGTCTTCATTATCATCTCAGA TACCAGAGGGTGTTTATGCACTGAAATGTTTGGGGACACAGTCAAAGTTTGGACCACTGATCGGAAAGGAAATGAAAACGTTAGAGACAGAAGGGTTGTTTCCAGAGTGGAAG ATAATTGAGGACAATGGCTGTCATTATATATCCACGACGGATGAAGAAATGTGCAACTGGCTGATGTTCATCCGACCTGCCCAGAACATCGTAGAGCAGAATCTGGTTGTTCATCAAGTGGGAAAATCACTGTATTTTTACGCCAAGAGAGAAATCAAGGAAGGAGAAGAGCTCTtgttttggttttcaaaggagTATGCAGCACTTTGTG gccTCTCCCTCATTCCCAAACCAGGAAGTGTAAATGAATGTCCAGTGTGTGCCAAAATGTTCCGCAAACGACAAGtcctcagacagcatttggcagATATACACAAGGACAAAATTTGTAATCAAACAGAGGATAGTGACCCGTTTGGCCTCACAGTCAAATCTAAGAAACTGAAATCCGACCCCCTGGAACTCATTAGGTGTCCATTTCCATTTTGTAAGAAAGTCCTCGCCAGTAACAGCAATCTCAAAAAGCACCTGGCTGTTCATAAGG GTGAAAGAAATTTCCAGTGTGATTTGTGTCATAAATCTTTTCGGCAAAAGGCACATTTAGAATCACACAAGGGAATTCATAAAGTGGAAAAAATCAAGTGCACATTTTGTGAAAGAACATTCAACCGAGAAACAGATAGAAAACTTCACGAGAAAATACACACCAAGACTGGTCTCTTTCAGTGCGAGTCTTGCAAAAAGACCTtcaccaaaaaacaaaactataAACGACACACACTCATTCACACCGGGCAGAAGAACTTCCATTGTGACTCGTGTGACAAAGACTACTACACAAAGTATCACCTACAGAGACACAAGGCCAAGTGTCGGGGGTCCGAGAAGTACCCCAGTATGTACCTAGGGATGGAGGGCATGTATCATGAAGAGGGGATACTGGGAGTGACAGACAAGAATGGTTTATGA